In the Streptomyces sp. f51 genome, one interval contains:
- the tyrS gene encoding tyrosine--tRNA ligase translates to MTDIVDELKWRGLFSLSTDEDALRKALADGPVTFYCGFDPTAPSLHVGHLVQVLTMRRLQLAGLRPLALVGGATGQIGDPRPTAERTLNDPETVANWVTRLRSQIEPFLSFEGENAAVMVNNLDWTAGLSAIEFLRDIGKHFRVNKMLTKDSVARRLESEDGISYTEFSYQLLQGMDFLELYRRHGCTLQQGGSDQWGNLTAGLDLIHRLEPGAQVHALATPLMVKADGTKFGKTEGGAVWLDPEMTTPYAFYQFWLNVDDRDVSTYMRILSFRSPEELEELEKQTEERPQARAAQRALAEELTTLVHGADQTAAVIAASKALFGQGELTDLDERTLAAALSEVPHIRVAEAGLVVDLFAEVGLVASKSAGRRTVKEGGAYVNNVKVAAEDAVPAAEDLLHGRWLVLRRGKKSLAAVEVTGG, encoded by the coding sequence CCCTGTCCACCGACGAAGATGCTTTGCGCAAGGCGCTCGCGGACGGTCCCGTCACGTTCTATTGCGGCTTCGACCCGACCGCGCCGAGCCTGCACGTCGGTCACCTGGTGCAGGTGCTCACGATGCGCCGGCTCCAGCTGGCCGGGCTGCGGCCGCTCGCCCTGGTGGGCGGGGCGACGGGCCAGATCGGTGACCCGCGCCCGACGGCCGAGCGCACGCTGAACGACCCGGAGACGGTCGCGAACTGGGTGACGCGCCTGCGTTCGCAGATCGAGCCGTTCCTGTCCTTCGAGGGCGAGAACGCCGCGGTCATGGTGAACAACCTCGACTGGACGGCCGGGCTGTCGGCGATCGAGTTCCTGCGGGACATCGGCAAGCACTTCCGCGTGAACAAGATGCTCACCAAGGACTCCGTCGCCCGGCGCCTGGAGTCCGAGGACGGCATCAGCTACACGGAGTTCAGCTACCAGCTCCTCCAGGGCATGGACTTCCTTGAGCTGTACCGACGCCACGGCTGCACCCTCCAGCAGGGCGGCAGCGACCAGTGGGGCAACCTCACGGCGGGCCTGGATCTGATCCACCGCCTGGAGCCCGGGGCCCAGGTGCACGCGCTGGCGACGCCGCTGATGGTCAAGGCGGACGGCACCAAGTTCGGCAAGACCGAGGGCGGCGCCGTCTGGCTCGACCCGGAGATGACGACGCCGTACGCGTTCTACCAGTTCTGGCTGAACGTGGACGACCGGGACGTCTCGACGTACATGCGCATCCTGTCCTTCCGGTCCCCGGAGGAGCTGGAGGAGTTGGAGAAGCAGACGGAGGAGCGTCCGCAGGCCCGTGCGGCGCAGCGCGCGCTGGCCGAGGAGCTGACGACGCTGGTGCACGGCGCCGACCAGACGGCCGCCGTCATCGCCGCGTCCAAGGCCCTGTTCGGGCAGGGCGAGCTGACCGACCTGGACGAGCGGACGCTGGCCGCGGCCCTGTCCGAGGTGCCGCACATCCGGGTCGCCGAGGCGGGCCTGGTCGTGGACCTGTTCGCCGAGGTCGGTCTGGTGGCCAGCAAGTCCGCCGGCCGCCGCACGGTCAAGGAGGGCGGCGCGTACGTGAACAACGTGAAGGTCGCCGCCGAGGACGCGGTGCCGGCCGCTGAGGACCTGCTGCACGGGCGCTGGCTCGTGCTGCGCCGGGGCAAGAAGAGCCTGGCCGCGGTCGAGGTCACGGGCGGCTGA
- a CDS encoding GlsB/YeaQ/YmgE family stress response membrane protein, which translates to MGWLWAIIVGFVLGLIAKLIIPGKQHSPLWLTTIFGMLGAIVGNALARAFGVAATSGIDWTRHLFQLIAAIVIVALGDMAYMALWGNKKAEQRA; encoded by the coding sequence ATGGGCTGGCTATGGGCGATCATCGTCGGATTCGTGCTGGGCCTGATCGCCAAGTTGATCATCCCGGGGAAGCAGCACAGCCCGCTCTGGCTGACCACCATCTTCGGCATGCTCGGCGCCATCGTGGGCAACGCCCTCGCGCGCGCCTTCGGGGTCGCGGCGACCTCCGGCATCGACTGGACCCGCCACCTGTTCCAGCTGATCGCCGCCATCGTCATCGTGGCGCTGGGCGACATGGCGTACATGGCCCTGTGGGGAAACAAGAAGGCCGAGCAGCGGGCCTGA